The Triticum aestivum cultivar Chinese Spring chromosome 3A, IWGSC CS RefSeq v2.1, whole genome shotgun sequence genome includes a region encoding these proteins:
- the LOC123063423 gene encoding glucan endo-1,3-beta-glucosidase GII: protein MAGKDVASMFAVALFIGAFAAVPMSVQSIGVCYGVIGNNLPSRSDVVQLYRSKGINGMRIYFADGQALSALRNSGIGLILDIGNDQLSNIAASTSNAASWVQNNVRPYYPAVNIKYIAAGNEVQGGDTQSIVPAMRNLNAVLSAAGLSAIKVSTSIRFDAVANSFPPSAGVFAQSYMTDVARLLASTGAPLLANVYPYFAYRDNPRDISLNYATFQPGTTVRDQNNGLTYTSLFDAMVDAVYAALEKAGAPGVKVVISESGWPSAGGFAASADNARTYNQGLINHVGGGTPKKRQALETYIFAMFNENQKTGDATERSFGLFNPDKSPAYNIQF from the exons ATGGCTGGAAAGGATGTTGCTTCCATGTTTGCCGTTGCTCTCTTCATTGGAGCGTTCGCTGCTGTTCCTATGA GTGTGCAATCCATCGGCGTGTGCTACGGCGTGATCGGCAACAACCTCCCCTCCCGGAGCGACGTGGTGCAGCTCTACAGGTCCAAGGGCATCAACGGCATGCGCATCTACTTCGCCGACGGGCAGGCCCTCTCCGCGCTCCGCAACTCCGGCATCGGCCTCATCCTCGACATCGGCAACGACCAGCTCTCCAACATCGCCGCCAGCACCTCCAACGCGGCGTCCTGGGTCCAGAACAATGTCCGGCCATACTACCCGGCTGTCAACATCAAGTACATCGCCGCCGGCAACGAGGTGCAGGGTGGCGACACGCAGAGCATCGTCCCGGCCATGCGCAACCTCAACGCGGTCCTCTCCGCCGCCGGTCTCAGCGCCATCAAGGTGTCCACCTCGATCCGGTTCGACGCGGTGGCCAACTCCTTCCCGCCCTCCGCCGGCGTGTTCGCGCAGTCGTACATGACGGACGTGGCCCGGCTCCTGGCGAGCACCGGCGCGCCGCTGCTCGCCAACGTGTACCCCTACTTCGCGTACCGCGACAACCCGCGGGACATCAGCCTGAACTACGCCACGTTCCAGCCGGGCACCACCGTGCGTGACCAGAACAACGGGCTGACCTACACATCCCTGTTCGACGCGATGGTGGACGCCGTGTACGCGGCGCTGGAGAAGGCCGGCGCGCCGGGCGTGAAGGTGGTGATTTCCGAGAGCGGGTGGCCGTCGGCTGGCGGGTTCGCGGCGTCGGCGGACAACGCGCGGACGTACAACCAGGGGCTGATCAACCACGTCGGCGGGGGCACGCCCAAGAAGCGGCAGGCGCTGGAGACGTACATCTTCGCCATGTTCAACGAGAACCAGAAGACCGGGGACGCCACGGAGAGGAGCTTCGGGCTCTTCAACCCGGACAAGTCGCCGGCCTACAACATCCAGTTCTAA